The following DNA comes from Musa acuminata AAA Group cultivar baxijiao chromosome BXJ1-4, Cavendish_Baxijiao_AAA, whole genome shotgun sequence.
TAGTAGCACTCCACTGTTATGAATTCTTGCCTTGAACCAACATCATCAACTCGGTTGATAGAAACCCTAATTTGAaaaattgaattgaattgaattgaatgatgaatttttatatctaaaataataaaattataatttgaggATACAATTTTTGGTTGAGAATTCAAAACGCCTATTAAAATCTTCTACGATGAATTGTGATCTTATGATTAAAACTCTTTAGCGTTTGTCAAACAGATTTAACCCCCATTTGGGGTATGGATCCCTTGACATAAAATACTATTATTACTCTGTGCGGCGGACACGACGACCACCTAAGAATGCAATTTTTAGGGTGCTCGTGTCGAGAAGTGTGCGTGTTAACCGCGTGTCGGTGTGAAATTATCACCAATATTTCACGACGCCGACAACGACGATTCCTCTCCCCCAACACATTTAGCTCTTCTACACCCACACTCCTTTTGTTATTGTCACTCTCCCTTCATCAATAAGTAccggtcttcctccttcctcacctccgccccaccccaccccctttcttcctcctctctctctctctctctctctctctcacagatcCAACCCACCTTCTCTCTCATATCAATCCCCGTTCTCCCCATCTCCTTCGCGtttccctctcctctcctctccagaTCTGTATCGAAGGAGGATAActgagcagaggaggaggagaagggggagaGCATCGTTTTTGTCGGCATCATGGGTCGGgagggcagcggcggcggcggaggggcgGTGTCGGAGGGGGTTCTGAAGAAGGTGCTGCTGTCCTACGCCTATGTCGCGATCTGGATCTTCCTCAGCTTCACGGTGATCGTGTACAACAAATACATCTTGGATCCCAAGATGTATGGCTGGCCCTTCCCCATCAGCCTCACCATGATCCACATGGCCTTCTGCTCCACCCTCGCCATCGTCCTCGTCCGCGTGCTCCGCCTCGTCGACCCGCCCTCGTCGCCGCCCATGACCCGCGCCCTCTACCTCTCCTCCGTCGTCCCCATCGGCGCCCTCTACTCCCTCTCCCTCTGGTTCTCCAACTCCGCCTACATCTACCTCTCCGTCTCCTTCATCCAGATGCTCAAGGCCCTCATGCCCGTCGCCGTCTATTCCATCGGCATCCTCTTCAAGAAGGAGTCTTTCCGCACCTCCTCCATGCTCAACATGCTCTCCATCTCTTTTGGCGTCGCCATCGCCGCCTACGGCGAGGCCCGCTTCAACGGCACTGGCGTCGGCCTTCAGCTCGGCGCCGTCGCCTTCGAGGCCACCCGCCTCGTCCTCATCCAGATCCTCCTCACCTCCAAGGGCATCTCCCTCAACCCCATCACCTCCCTCTACTACGTCGCCCCCTGCTGCCTCGCCTTCCTCCTCGTCCCCTGGTCCGTCGTCGAGCTCCCCATCCTCCGCGCCCGCTCCGCCTCCTCCCTCCGCCCCGACCTACTCATCTTCGGCACCAACTCCCTCTGTGCCTTCGCCCTCAACCTCGCCGTCTTCCTCCTCGTCGGCAAGACCTCCGCCCTCACCATGAACGTCGCCGGCGTCGTCAAGGACTGGCTCCTCATCGCCTTCTCCTGGTCCGTCATCCGTGACACCGTCACCGCGATCAACCTCTTCGGCTACGCCATTGCCTTCCTCGGCGTCGCCTACTACAACCACGTCAAGTTACAGGCGCTCAAGGCCAAGGAGGCGCAGAAGAAGGCCGCCCAGGCCGACGACGAGGCAGGGAAGCTCCTCGATCAAGTCGACGGCTCGGGAGTCGACCGCAAGGGTGACTCGCAGGCTTGATCCATCCGTCCACCCCTCTGCGTTCTGCCACGATTGCAT
Coding sequences within:
- the LOC103980449 gene encoding probable sugar phosphate/phosphate translocator At5g25400, encoding MGREGSGGGGGAVSEGVLKKVLLSYAYVAIWIFLSFTVIVYNKYILDPKMYGWPFPISLTMIHMAFCSTLAIVLVRVLRLVDPPSSPPMTRALYLSSVVPIGALYSLSLWFSNSAYIYLSVSFIQMLKALMPVAVYSIGILFKKESFRTSSMLNMLSISFGVAIAAYGEARFNGTGVGLQLGAVAFEATRLVLIQILLTSKGISLNPITSLYYVAPCCLAFLLVPWSVVELPILRARSASSLRPDLLIFGTNSLCAFALNLAVFLLVGKTSALTMNVAGVVKDWLLIAFSWSVIRDTVTAINLFGYAIAFLGVAYYNHVKLQALKAKEAQKKAAQADDEAGKLLDQVDGSGVDRKGDSQA